The Bacillota bacterium genome contains the following window.
CCTCGCTCATTTCTTCCCCGGCCTGTCTGTGCTGCGCCCGGTTGTAGCATCCCTTGCACTGGAGGTTGCACTTGTTGGTGACGCTCACGATCATGAATGGAGGCATGTGGAGCCCTTTCTGCTCCCACTCGGCCCGCCTCTTGACGGCCTGTTTCTGCCATTTGATCGTACGAAGAAAGAACCCCACTTGCGTCGGATGTTTCAGCGAGATCCGAAGGGCATCTTTGAACAGGTCAACCACTGACCTGCTGAACATCTCGAGATACTGACTCTGCTGGTCCATGGGGCAACACACCCTTCAAGGTGCCCGGGATGGGCTGGGATTTGCATGTTGCCACCATTATATTACCGGAACCGCGCCGCGGCGCAAACCCGTGCAGACGACTTATGCGACTTGGCTTCCACAAAAGGGGCGGGTGACCCGCCCCTTCCCGATCGGGTTATGGCTGATTGATCTGCCGGACTGGTCTGCCTTCGATGTAGCCTCGATATCCCATGGGCTCAAGCTGAAACCTGGGGGCTTCCTCATCTGCCCACTCAAACCCGTAGATCTTAGGGTCGTATTTCTTCATGATCTCCCACAGGTCCTCAATCGCCCCTTCGAAGTGTTCATCATCATACGGCTCACCTTGAAAGACCATCATCTTGCACGGGGGAAGGTCCATGACTTCAAAGCCGGCGGGAACCTCGCCGCTGTAGTCCGCAGGCACTTCTACTCCTTGAAGATAGGTTGACGTGCCGGGCTTGACCATACTCTCAGGCAACCACATGCCCATTGGCTCATACATCGCTTCCTTGATGCCTGACAGAACGCCCCACACATAACAGCCGACCTCATCACAGTATTCGAAGTAGTGAGTGGCTTTGACGCCTCTCTTCAGAATCACCTTCCTTGCTGGACGTTCAACCACTTGAACAAAGATCGTCTTCGCGCTGGCCCTCTTGTCCACTGTGATCTCTCCTCTCTGTAGCGCGAGGTAGTAGTCACGGATGCGATGCGGCATAAAGAGCTGTATCGGCTTTGGGTTCTTACTGTAGTCCTTGGGAGATACGCCAAATTGCCGGGAGAAGGCCCTTGTGAAGCCTTCATGCGAACCAAACACGAAGTCAAAGGCGACATCCATTACCCTGGGCTGTTGGTCGCGAAGAAGAAGAGCGGCTCTTGACAAACGCAATGCCCGCAGGTATTCAAAGGGCGCCTTCCCCGTCAGTTCTTTGAAGATCCTTGCACAGTGCCATTGCGAATACCCGGCAGCCCTTGCGAGATCACCCAGGGAAATCGGGTCATTGATGTGGGCCTCCATGTGGTCCTGCATCCTCTGCACAGCGTTTATGGCGTCCCATCGCTCCATGCTCTCTCCTCCTGCAGAAAGGATATCACTCTATCAAGTGCGCTTCTTGACGCCAATTGCGAACAAGTGATCCGCCGTAGAACGGCCTCACCAGAGGCGGCGATGATGCTGTCTATTGTGCGCCCCACAACGAGTGTATCTCGGGCAGCAGTTCGCCACAACGTTGTTCAAGCCCTGCGGCTCCACGGATGCAGCAGCACTCGGGTAAGTCATGAAAGGCGTTCTGTGCGGGAGGGTTTCGCCTCGGATAGGTTGAATCTGTGAGTCATGGACGAAGGGGGTGCGCTTGACGGAGACAGGCGAGATCGAATGCAGGAATGCCCTAAGTAAATGCGGAATTCCGGGGATCGACTGGTCGCTCAACCCCTATCTTGGGTGCGCACATGGCTGCGTCTACTGCTATGCGTCTCTGATGATGCGGTTTCACATAGAGCCTGAAGCGTGGGGCACGCGGGCTTATGCGAAGACAAACATCCCTCGGGTCCTTGGGCGTGAGCTTACGGGGGGCCGCCACCGGCGCAACGGCACAGTCCTTCTATCCAGTGTTACCGATCCCTACCAGCCCTTGGAGGCCAAGCATGGGCTGACTCGCGCTTGCTTGCAGGAGCTTTCTGCCCGGGACATGGAGGTTTCTATCCTGACCAAGAGCCATCACATCATGAGGGACATCGATATCCTATCAGCGATGCGCCGGGTGTCGGTGGGATTCACGATCACGTCGCCTCTGGATGAAGATGCGTCGATCTTGGAACCCGGCGCGACTCCCACCTCCAGGCGGATCGCTGCGCTTGCCTCGCTTGCAGACGCGGGCATCGACACCTGGGTTTTCATCGCCCCGGCCTTCCCATGGGTGGTGGAGGAGCCTGAAACCCTGAAGGCGTTGGCGGACACCCTGAGAGATGCCG
Protein-coding sequences here:
- a CDS encoding radical SAM protein; the protein is MTETGEIECRNALSKCGIPGIDWSLNPYLGCAHGCVYCYASLMMRFHIEPEAWGTRAYAKTNIPRVLGRELTGGRHRRNGTVLLSSVTDPYQPLEAKHGLTRACLQELSARDMEVSILTKSHHIMRDIDILSAMRRVSVGFTITSPLDEDASILEPGATPTSRRIAALASLADAGIDTWVFIAPAFPWVVEEPETLKALADTLRDAGVSRVSVDPMNFYPGPLVRLLRTLDAERPEYARRLRRAMGNREAYAASLSRRGRIGFPVAHGP
- a CDS encoding AraC family transcriptional regulator codes for the protein MERWDAINAVQRMQDHMEAHINDPISLGDLARAAGYSQWHCARIFKELTGKAPFEYLRALRLSRAALLLRDQQPRVMDVAFDFVFGSHEGFTRAFSRQFGVSPKDYSKNPKPIQLFMPHRIRDYYLALQRGEITVDKRASAKTIFVQVVERPARKVILKRGVKATHYFEYCDEVGCYVWGVLSGIKEAMYEPMGMWLPESMVKPGTSTYLQGVEVPADYSGEVPAGFEVMDLPPCKMMVFQGEPYDDEHFEGAIEDLWEIMKKYDPKIYGFEWADEEAPRFQLEPMGYRGYIEGRPVRQINQP